GTCGCTGTTGCGCTGGGGCTCGGCGTCGGCGTTGCTGTCGGGGTATCCGTTCTCGTGGGGGTTGCAGTTGCAGTCGGAGTGGCCGTGGGCGTGTCGGTGGCGGTGCTCGTCGCGGTGGGTGTTGCGGTCGCCGATGGAGTGGGCGTGGGCGTTGGCGTGGCGGTTGCCGTGGCGGTGCTCGAAGGGGTAGCCGTGGGCGTCGGCGTTTCTACCGGAAATTGAATTCGGAGAAGCTGGTTGGAGGACTGCGCGGTGACCCAGAGATTGTCATCCGGCCCGGTGGCCAGTCCGACAGGTTGCTGCGGCGGAGTGGGCAACGGCGCGAAGGTGAATTGCTCGAAAATCGGCGTGGGCAGCGGGCGCACGCGGCCAAGGGCATTGGCGCTTTGGAGCGTAAACCACAGGTTGCCGTCTGGGCCGATGGTGATGTTTAGCGGGCCACTGTTGGGAGTGATGGCAACCTCAACAATACTTGCCGGATTCGTGGGATCGATGCGCGCTACACGCGGGCTCACGCCAGACTCGAGGACCCACAAGAAGCCATCCGGGCCGGTGGTGATGCCGCGCGGGAAACTAAAGAAAGCGGGCAGCGGAAACTGCTCGATCGTGAGGGTGTCCGGGTCAATACGGCCAATGCGACTGTCCCCGTACTGGGTGAACCAGAGCTTGGCGTCGGGTCCGAGCGTAATGGAGTGCGGGCGCGGTTCGCCTCGCGTTGGGTCCGTGGGGACAGCAATCTCCACCGCGGAATATGGTGCCGTTGTCACGATATAGCCGATCTTGTTCTTGGAAAACTCGGTGAACCACACGCGGGTGGCGCCGTCCGAAGTGATGTCCATCAAACCCGCGCTGGCAGTGGGGACGGAAATCTCGTCCGTGACCACGCCTGCGGTAGTCATGCGCGCAATTTTGTTGGCTGCCTGCTCGAGGAACCAAAGCGCGCCATCGGGCCCCACTGTGATTGCCGCCGGACCTGCATTGGCCGTGGGGATTCCAAAGCTACTCAACGCCCCAGCGGGCGTTGCCCGCCACACTTGGTGCGCCGTCCGCAAGGTGAACCACAAATTCCCGTCCGGCCCGACGGTGATGCCGAGGGGCCCGGTGTTCGGACCAATACTGTAAGCGGTGGAACTAACCTGACCACCCCATGCGGCAGAGGCGGATGTGACCGATAGAGCGAGCGCTCCCAAAATTCGCGCAAAAGCTTTCCCGTAGTGTCGTGTCGCTACCATCACGCGTGCTCCCCCGGTGACGCCCTTTCCTACCTGCATCAACAACTCTGGTCAACCCTACAAACTTGTTTTCCGTCGTTGCTCAATACTCGTCAACCGAGCTTTAGCGAGGCGCGAGCAGGGAGACGTAGCGCCCACGCACTTAAGTGGATAAAAGAGGGCGACCAACGTGGCGACTTTCTCAGAGAGGAGCGGAGGACAATGGCTATTCTAGTAGCCCAGCGCATCCCGCATCGAACTGCTGCGAGTTTATTGGCCCTGGCGATCCTGCTTGTCGGAGGCGGGGTGCAAAGTGGTTTCGCAGAGTCAACCCCTGGCGTGAAGCCACCGAAGCAGGAGCGGGGTGGCACACCAGCGCAGGCGACCCCCAAGTTGAACGCGAAGCAGCAGCGCATCCTTAAAGCGTTGGTGGGTCGCTGGAAAATCGAAGACGGCGAAGACGAGCTTGAGTTCCGCGCCGACGGCTCCTTTCTGGGAAAGAGCCACGCGGTGGAGATGACGGCAAGGTACGAAGTGTCCCGCGATGGACAATTGATTATCGACCTCGGCCTTCCCGTCCCGCGCAAGGCGCAGACTCCCGCTGCTGGAGAGGGAGGGGCGAAGCCCACACCACAAACTCTGCGGGTCGTGCGCGAGGTGCGCTTCGAAGGGAAAAAACTCGTGCTGCGCGATCGCGAAACTGGCCAAACTTTTCGCTACGTGCGCTTGCCCTGAACGTCCAGGTTGCCGCTCCAAGCCCGAGCGTGATGATGGCAAACCGAAAGCGAGGAGCACGGCTGCACGGACTCAAGGCGGGGCAGGGGAGAAGCGAAAGCTATGGTCGTGCTGGATGGTGCGCTTGGTGAAGGTGGCGGGCAAATTTTGCGGACGGCACTGACGTTATCGGTGCTCACCGGCCGCCACTTCCGCATGTTCAACATTCGGGCACGGCGTTCGCGTCCGGGTTTGTTGCGCCAACACCTTGCTGCAGTGCGGGCTGCCGCAGCGATTAGCGGGGCCGAAACCGACGGCGATGTTCTCGGGTCGCAAGAACTTGTCTTTCGCCCTCAACGGATCCGTGGCGGCTCGTTCGAGTTCGACGTCGGTTCTGCGGGGAGTGCGACCCTAGTGTTGCAAACCGTGATGATCCCGTTGCTGTGCGCCTCGGAACCGTCGCACGTGGTTTGCAAAGGGGGAACTCACAACCCCGCGGCTCCGCCCTACGATTTCGTTGCCAGCGTGTACTTGCCTGTGCTGCGGCGCATGGGCGCAAACGTGACGGCAACCCTTCAGCGTTACGGGTTTTACCCGCGCGGTGGCGGGCGCTTCACCGTGGAGATCGAGCCCCTCCAGCGCTGGTTGCCATTGGAGCTGACCGAGCGTGGTGCCTTGCAGGCTGTGTTGGCGCGTGCGCTCGTTGCCGACTTGCCACCCCATATCGCTCACCGGGAACTGCAAGTGGTGCGCGAGATGCTGGGCTGGCGCCAGCAAGAGTTGGTGACGGAGGTCCTGCCCCCAGGGCAGGGTCCTGGTAACGTCCTGCTTCTCAGTATGGAAGGTGAACACTTGGTGGAAATGGCCGTGGGCTTCGGCCAAAAGGGCGTGCGTGCCGAAGAAGTGGCCCGCGAAGCGTGTGCAGCAGCGCACCGCTATCTGTCGGCTGGGGTTCCCGTCGGCGTGCATTTGGCGGACCAGCTCTTGCTCCCGCTCGCGTTGGCTAAGGGCCGCTTTCGTACCCTTGCTCCGTCGAGCCACACGGAGACGAATCGCTTGGTCATTGAGCAGTTTCTCGACTGCTCGATCCGCTTTGAGCAACGCGGCACTGACGATGTGTTGGTGTCGGTCGGGTGAGTTCTCCTGCGGGCACGAAGGCGGCCACGGAAGCGAATGGGTGCGCGTTCGAACGGAGGAAGTCGGCAAACATGGAGTCTTGGTTAGAACGCCTGAATGAGATGCAGCGCGAGGCCGTGCTGCATCCGGGGGGACCGCTGCTGGTGTTGGCAGGGGCGGGTTCGGGGAAGACCCGCACCCTCACCTGCCGAATTGCGCACTTGATCGCCGCTCGCGGGGTGCGCTCGGAGCGCATTTTGGCGGTGACCTTCACGAACAAGGCAGCAGCAGAAATGCGCGCCCGCGTGCAGCAATTGGTCGGCGATCATCGTGCTTGGGTAGCGACATTTCATTCCACTTGCGCCCGGCTGCTGCGATTCGAGGCGCCGCACCTCGGATACCCGCGCGACTTCGTGATTTACGACGAGCAGGACCAACAGCGCTTACTGCGTGATTGTTTAACCGAGCTCAAAATCCCAGCCGATCGTTTGCCACCCCAGATCGTCGCTACCATGATCGATCAGTGCAAAAACCGGGGGCTGAGCCCGGCAGAGTTCGTGCCCTCAACACCGCGGGAAGAGCAGATGCTGGAAGTGTACCGTCTCTACCAACGGCGTTTGTTGGCCAGCGGCGCCATGGATTTTGGCGACCTCCTTCTGCTCGTGTTGCAGCTCTTCGAAGAGTTCCCGAGCGTGCGCGAGCGCTGGCAAAATCAGTTCGACCATATTTTGGTCGATGAGTACCAGGATACGAACGCTGTACAGTACCGCCTCGTGCGGTGCCTCGCGGAGCCGCACCGCAATTTGTGCGTGGTTGGGGACGAGGATCAATCGATCTACCGCTGGCGCGGCGCGGAAATTCGCAACATTTTGGATTTCGAACGCGACTACCCCGATGCCCGCACCATTTTCCTCGAACAAAACTACCGTTCGACCGCAGCGATCCTGCGGGCTGCGTCGGCGGTGGTGGCGCACAACGTGCTCCGGAAAGGAAAAACGTTGTGGACCGAAAACCCGCGCGGAGACAAAGTCGCGGTGATCGCTTGCGACAACGACCTCGAAGAGGCCGATTGGGTCACGAAGGAAATCCAAAGGTTGCTCCATCAGGGGCGAAAGCTCGGCGACGTCGTGGTGCTGTACCGAACGAACGCGCAGTCGCGCGTGTTCGAGGAGGCTTTCGTGCGCGCGCGGCTGCCGTACACCATCGTCGGCGGCATGCGCTTCTTTGCCCGCGCGGAGGTCAAGGACGTGCTCGCCTACCTGCGGCTCATTGTCAACCCGCAGGACAGCGTGGCGGCCAAGCGCATTATCAACACGCCGCCGCGTGGGATTGGCGAGACGACGATAAGGCGGGTTGCCGCTTTGGAAACCGAGGCTGGTAGTTTTCTGAGCGCGTGCCGCTTGGCGCTTGTGCGCGGTGTGCTGAAACATCAAGCCGCCGAGCGCGTGCAGCGCTTTGTCGAGTGCGTGGAACGCTGGCGCGAGCAGATGGCATCGCTGCCTTACGCCTCCTTAGCGGCACAGGTGCTGGAAGAGAGCGGTTACCGGCAGTGGCTCGAACAGCAGCAAAGCGCGGAAGCGGAAGAGCGGTTGCGGAACGTGGAAGAGCTTTTGCGTTCCCTGGAGGAGCATGCGGCGGAGAGCCAATCCCTCGCCGAGTTTTTGGAGCAGGCGGCACTCGTTGCCGATGTCGATACGTATACGAACGCGGCCGATCGCTTGACCCTCATGACCCTCCACGCGGCCAAGGGGCTGGAGTTTCCCGTGGTGTTCCTGGTGGGCATGGAAGAGGGGTTGTTTCCGCTGACCCGCCGTAACGACGACGAGGAGGACATCGAAGAAGAACGGCGGCTTTGTTACGTGGGGATGACCCGCGCCCGCGAAAAGCTGTATCTCACGTACGCCATGCAGCGGCGCCTCTTCGGCAGCGTACAGGAGAACGAGCCGAGCCGCTTTCTCCGCGAAGTGCCCTTGGAAGTCGTGGACTTCACCGGTGCGAAACACGTGGCGTGGAATTGGGCACGGCGTGCGGCGGCGCGGGATGATCGAGCGCAAGTATCGACCGAACCGGAGGTGGTGTACGATGAAGGCCTGCGCAAGGGCCAGCGGGTTCGGCACCCGACCTTCGGCATCGGCACCGTGCTGCAAGTCGAAGGCTGGGGAGATGACCAAAAGGTGGTCGTTTTGTTCCAACGCGCGGGAAGAAAGAAGCTAGTCGTGCGCTTGGCGGGCATGGAACCCGCCTAAGAGCAGCAAAAACCTGCTTGAACTGCGGAAAGCACACCGAGGCCACAGGCAGCTCGCGAGGATCCGAGCTTCATACGGAGGAACAAGCGGCCACCGGCAGCACACATTGAGGCACGCGCCCAAACATCGCGGTGGGCGATGCACGCTGTCGAGTGGGTTTGCCACCGCTCTGGGAGGCGAAAGCCGCGTCCCACGGTGGCCTACGGGGCATTTGCGCGGTTGTGAGCGCGCAGCCACTGGAAGCCCAGCTTGCGGAGCTCTTCAAGCGCGAGCATGGCAAAGGGGAACCACGCAACGAACTGCCAATGTTGCCACGTCAAAGGCGCAAAGCCGAACATGCGGGCCACCGGGAGGACATACACGAACGCCATGCAGCAAAGAATTTCCGCTGCGATGGCGCCCCAAAGAATGCGATTGCTGGTCCAGCCTAGCGGCCACACCGTGGCGGTGGCGCTGCGGCAGGCGAACACGTTGCCCACCTGGCACGCCACGATTCCGACGAAGGTCATCGTCGTTGCCACAGTGTACGTCTTCGCAAAGTCGTTCAGGTCCAACCCTGGCCGCCAGCCGGCCAACCAGTAGGCGTAAAAATAGGCCAGCATGCTGAGGGCAGCTTGAATCGGACCGAGCCAACCGTAGGCGCGGAGCAAGATTGGCCAAGACAAAATCCGCTCCGCGCGCGAGCGGGGCGGGCGCTCCATCACGCCTGGCGGCGGGTTCGCGGCCGAGGGCGAGGGCGGGAAACAGGTCGGTGCCCAAGTCCACAGCTAGGATCTGTGCCACAGGGAGCGGCAGGGGGAGGCCGCCGGGGACGAACAGCAAGAACGGCACGATCTCGGGGATGTTGCTGGCAGAGATGTACGTGACGAATTTGCGCACGTTGTCGAACACCGCGCGGCCGTATTCGATGGCGCTCACGATGGCGGCGAAGTTGTCGTCGGTCAGAATCATGTCGGCCGCTTCGCGAGCAACGTCGGTGCCCGTGGCGCCCATCGCTAAGCCAATTTCCGCCCCGCGTAGCGCCGGGGCGTCGTTGACGCCGTCACCGGTCACGGCGACGACTTCACCGAGGTGTTGGAATGCTTCGACCAAGCGCGATTTGTGCTGCGGTGCGGTACGAGCGAACAGCACGTCGCGATGTGCAACGAGCAGATGCTCCAGAGCAGCGGCGCGGTAGTGATCCAATTCGTTGCCGGTTACTACCAGGGGCTCGACGTCATGCAAGCCAATCTGGCGAGCAATGGCCGTAGCGGTCAGCGGGTCGTCGCCGGTGACCATGCACACGCGAATGCCGGCACGCCTGCACGCCGCAACCGCCGGCGGCACCTCGGGGCGCGGCTGGTCTTCCAAAGCTACGAAGCCGAGGAAGACCAGGTCGCGTTCCACGGCCTCGGCGCGATACGGTGGCGCGATGTCTGCGGGGAAGTCGCGCCGGGCCACTGCCAGGACGCGGTAGCCAGTGCGCGCCAGGGCGTCGTGCCGGTCATTGAGGTGGGGGCGGAGTTCTGTGGTCACGGCCACCAGGCCTTGCAAGGTCTCGGCGAAGGCGCAGCAGCGGCTCACCTCGCTCCAGGCACCCTTGGTGCAAGCGACTACCCGGTCCTCGAGCTGATGAATCGTGGTCATGCGTTTGCGCACGGAGTCGAATGCCAACTCGGCCACGCGCGGCCACAACGCCAGGCGCTCGGGATCGAGGCCGACTTGTTCGGCAGCTAGGAGCAGTGCGACCTCGGTCGGATCGCCAACCGGGCAAGGGCGGGCCGTTTGGGCTGCTGGTTGGCGAGAAGTCAAGACTGCAGCACAACGTGGCACAACGTAAGAGCCCGAACAAACGGTTTGTTCCCTCCGGACCGGCGACGCCCGGCGACAGCGGCTGGAAGCCGTGCTCGCTCCGCTGCGGAGAAGAAGCGAAGCGAAAACCGCCGTCAGCGAACCACACTTCACAGACCGTCATTTCGTTTTTTGTGAGCGTCCCGGTTTTGTCGGTGAGAATCACAGTGGTGGTGCCGAGTACCTCGATGGTCGAGAGCCGCTTCACCAGCGTTTTACGCGCAGCCAGCGTGCGTGCTGCAGCGGCAAGCGCAAGGGTGAGCGTCGGAAGGAGCCCTTCGGGCACGTTGGCGACGAGCATTCCAAGGGCAAAGGCCTGGGCGACACCCAAACCACCCTAGGCCTCGGCGGCCCAAAAGCAGGCAACGCCGAGCGACACCGCAACGGTGGCCACGACCCGCACAACGTGCTGCAGCTCCCCTTCGAGAGGACTGGGTCGTTGAGGTTGCTGTTGCGCTAAGCGCGCTAGTTGGCCGAACCGCGTAGCGCCATCGGTGGCAAAGACTACCGCCTCGCCTGTGCCACTCATCACGTACGATCCGGCAAACAACAAGTTCGGTGCGGCAAGCCAGGGAAGTGCCTCGCTCCCGATCGCCTCCGCAGTGCGCGCCACGGGGCGCGATTCCCCGCTCGAGTGGGAGAGATCGACCTTAAGGTCTTGGCAACAAATCAGGCGCGCATCCGCCGCCACCGCTTCCCCGGGGCGCAAGATTAGAAGGTCGCCAGGCACGATCTCCGCGGCCGAAACGACAAACTCCCGGCCATCGCGGCGCACAATCGCTTGCTCCGGCAAGAGTTTTTCCAGTGCGTCGGCCGCACGCTCCGCTGGGTACTCCTGCCAAAAGCTGAACAAGCCGTTGACGACAACGACGGCGACAACAGCCGCGGCAAGTTCGGGCGTGGCCGCCAGCCAAGCGAGAACGGCGGCGACCCACAGCATGACGGCAAAGAAGTGCACGAAATTGTTTGCGAGGTGAACGTACCACGGGGTGCGGTACGCGAGGAGTCACATTGAGCCCAAATCGCTAGAGGCGGCGCGCGGCCTCGGCGGCAGAGAGACCAAAACGGCTGCTACCGGGCGCTTGCAACGCCTCGTAGGGCTGTGCACGGCTCCAGCGCGGCAGTTCGCTGTGAGATAAAGAGTAGTTTGTACGCAACGTCACAGGTCGGCCCGGTGCGCGCTTTACCGAAATCCGGGACGCCCAGCGAGGTGGGCGGTTGTCTAAGAGCAGCGGCGGACTGCTCTAGCGTGGTTGGCTCGTCGCCAAACGTTGGCGTGTTTTGGACTTCCGGTGCTTTTGCTACGGACGACCAATGGTCCGAGAGCCGCGGCGAGTGCGCATTCAAGTGGCGGGTGTGTCGAGCCTGGAGGAGGCGCTCTTTTTGGAGCGCCTCGGTGTCGATGCTCTCGGGTTTACGGTACGGCTGCCTGAGGGCATCCACGACGACTTAACCGAAGCCAAGGCTCGTTCCATTGTGCAAGCCTTGCCTCCGTTCGTTGCCACCGTCGCCATCACCTACGTCAGGGATGGACGGAGCGCAATCGAATTGGCGCGCTACCTCGGGGTGACGGCATTGCAGCTGCATGGGGACTTTCCGGCTCCCGAACTCGAGATGGTGCGCGTGGCCCTGCCGCATCTGAAAATCATTCGTGCGGTTTCGGTAACCGGGCCCGAAGCGATTACCGTTGCTCGTTCGTGGGAGCGACGGGTGGATGCTCTAATCTTGGACACCTACGACCCTGCCACGGGGCGCCGCGGGGCCACCGGGAAGACGCATGACTGGAACGTTAGCGCAGAAATTGTGCGCAGCGTGCGTTTGCCGGTGATCTTGGCCGGGGGCCTTACGGCGGAGAACGTGGGTGCCGCAATCCGCCAAGTGCAGCCGTGGGCAGTGGATACGCACACCGGCGTTGAGGATGCGTTCGGGCGACGCGATTTCCGCCGGATGGAAGAGTTTGTCGCCGCGGTACGACGGTCCGAGGGTTAGCGGCTCGGCCGCGCGTTGTTCATGGGAGGAACCGCGCCCAGGTGTGCGGTGAGCTGATGGAACAAGCTCGACTCGCGCTTGTAGAACCCCTCGCAATGCACCGAACCACCGAGCCGGAGCAGCGTGTAATCGAGGTGATGGCAAAGTTCGTGAAGCAGGGTCCGGAGGAAGGTTTTGAAGGCGGCCACTTGCTTCCGTTTCGCCGTAAGCATCCACAAGCGGATTTGTGCCCCAGAGCGCCGACTCAAGGTGTACAAACCGTGCAATTCACTGAAGTGGTTGCGGGGTCGGGCGAGTTCCACGGTGATTCCGACCGGTGGCACAGCCAAGGCCCGACAGATCTCGTCGGCAATCGTTTGCACCACGGGCTCCACCGCGGCGGGGCTGGCTGTGGCCAGTGCGGGGGCCAACTGCGTGACTGCATCCCGCAAGCGGGGAGAAACCTGTAAGCGAATGCCACCAATGCGGTTGCTTTTCTCCTGAAGCTTTAGCCACTTGAGGTTGCGGCGCGCAGGTCGCATGGTCATTGGTCGTCCGGTTCGCGTAGCTCGGTAGGACTTTGGCCGAAGCAGGGGTTTTTCCGGCGGCGATTGTGTGCGTCGAACACGTACTCGTTGTACACGTTTTGTCCGGCGCAAAGGTAGGCGAGGCAGCGCTCGCGCGATCCGTACCATTGTCGGCCAATCGGCAGAGAACAATCGAGTGGCGAGCGCGGGCGGTTGACGTCGACTTGCACTTGCGCGGAGGCAAGCGAGCACCAGCCGATGAAGATCAAAAACGGAACGGAGAACGGCGGCACGCGCTGAGGATGGGCTTTCGTTCGGTCATTTGCAAGCGGAGAGCAAGGTGGTAAATCGCCCGCTGGGAGAGAACGCAGTGTACCCAGGGGTACATCGTGACGGCCTGCGTGCCAATCTCGTAATCGCGTGGCTCCTTGGTCTTTTCGCCTTGGGGAGCGCGGTGCCGAGCGGCAGTTTCGCGCCGACGGTTCT
The Candidatus Binatia bacterium DNA segment above includes these coding regions:
- a CDS encoding HAD-IC family P-type ATPase codes for the protein MTSRQPAAQTARPCPVGDPTEVALLLAAEQVGLDPERLALWPRVAELAFDSVRKRMTTIHQLEDRVVACTKGAWSEVSRCCAFAETLQGLVAVTTELRPHLNDRHDALARTGYRVLAVARRDFPADIAPPYRAEAVERDLVFLGFVALEDQPRPEVPPAVAACRRAGIRVCMVTGDDPLTATAIARQIGLHDVEPLVVTGNELDHYRAAALEHLLVAHRDVLFARTAPQHKSRLVEAFQHLGEVVAVTGDGVNDAPALRGAEIGLAMGATGTDVAREAADMILTDDNFAAIVSAIEYGRAVFDNVRKFVTYISASNIPEIVPFLLFVPGGLPLPLPVAQILAVDLGTDLFPALALGREPAARRDGAPAPLARGADFVLANLAPRLRLARSDSSCPQHAGLFLRLLVGRLAARVGPERLCEDVHCGNDDDLRRNRGVPGGQRVRLPQRHRHGVAARLDQQSHSLGRHRSGNSLLHGVRVCPPGGPHVRLCAFDVATLAVRCVVPLCHARA
- the rtcA gene encoding RNA 3'-terminal phosphate cyclase codes for the protein MVVLDGALGEGGGQILRTALTLSVLTGRHFRMFNIRARRSRPGLLRQHLAAVRAAAAISGAETDGDVLGSQELVFRPQRIRGGSFEFDVGSAGSATLVLQTVMIPLLCASEPSHVVCKGGTHNPAAPPYDFVASVYLPVLRRMGANVTATLQRYGFYPRGGGRFTVEIEPLQRWLPLELTERGALQAVLARALVADLPPHIAHRELQVVREMLGWRQQELVTEVLPPGQGPGNVLLLSMEGEHLVEMAVGFGQKGVRAEEVAREACAAAHRYLSAGVPVGVHLADQLLLPLALAKGRFRTLAPSSHTETNRLVIEQFLDCSIRFEQRGTDDVLVSVG
- a CDS encoding phosphoribosylanthranilate isomerase, encoding MVREPRRVRIQVAGVSSLEEALFLERLGVDALGFTVRLPEGIHDDLTEAKARSIVQALPPFVATVAITYVRDGRSAIELARYLGVTALQLHGDFPAPELEMVRVALPHLKIIRAVSVTGPEAITVARSWERRVDALILDTYDPATGRRGATGKTHDWNVSAEIVRSVRLPVILAGGLTAENVGAAIRQVQPWAVDTHTGVEDAFGRRDFRRMEEFVAAVRRSEG
- a CDS encoding UvrD-helicase domain-containing protein — encoded protein: MESWLERLNEMQREAVLHPGGPLLVLAGAGSGKTRTLTCRIAHLIAARGVRSERILAVTFTNKAAAEMRARVQQLVGDHRAWVATFHSTCARLLRFEAPHLGYPRDFVIYDEQDQQRLLRDCLTELKIPADRLPPQIVATMIDQCKNRGLSPAEFVPSTPREEQMLEVYRLYQRRLLASGAMDFGDLLLLVLQLFEEFPSVRERWQNQFDHILVDEYQDTNAVQYRLVRCLAEPHRNLCVVGDEDQSIYRWRGAEIRNILDFERDYPDARTIFLEQNYRSTAAILRAASAVVAHNVLRKGKTLWTENPRGDKVAVIACDNDLEEADWVTKEIQRLLHQGRKLGDVVVLYRTNAQSRVFEEAFVRARLPYTIVGGMRFFARAEVKDVLAYLRLIVNPQDSVAAKRIINTPPRGIGETTIRRVAALETEAGSFLSACRLALVRGVLKHQAAERVQRFVECVERWREQMASLPYASLAAQVLEESGYRQWLEQQQSAEAEERLRNVEELLRSLEEHAAESQSLAEFLEQAALVADVDTYTNAADRLTLMTLHAAKGLEFPVVFLVGMEEGLFPLTRRNDDEEDIEEERRLCYVGMTRAREKLYLTYAMQRRLFGSVQENEPSRFLREVPLEVVDFTGAKHVAWNWARRAAARDDRAQVSTEPEVVYDEGLRKGQRVRHPTFGIGTVLQVEGWGDDQKVVVLFQRAGRKKLVVRLAGMEPA